TCGGTCGAGCGGGAGCATGGCCGGCTCAAGCACCAGTGGGGCCTGCTGCCCCTGCGGCTCCGGGGGATCGAGCGGGTCCGGCTGCACGCCGACCTTGCGATCCTCGCCCGGCTGACGGTCGCGCTCGCCACCGCCCGAGCGGTGCCGCTGGCCGCGTAGGCGGCCCCTGCCCCGAGCCTCACCCGCCCGGGGTTTCAGGCTGCCCGAAGGCGCCCGAGGTCCATCCTGCGCGCCGACCCGGGCCGACCAGCAGGGAGAACAGCCCATGAACCGTGACCATCCCGGCCGGGCGGCGAGTTTCGCCGGTCGTATCGCCGGTCTCTCCTAGTGCGATGACCACGAACGTTTACCGGGTTGGTGACATGCCGGGTTGAGTGAGTGTGGATGCTGCCTTACGGTAGATCAGTACGTTGTCGAGCCTTGGGATGGCGGGCTTTCCTTACCCGCGGTGTCGATATCGGCTCGACGACTTCGTATCCCCTTGTGAAAGGCCGCCACCGGCGGGTGCACCCGATCCGAGGAGACTTCCATGCCCGAACCGCAGACCCTGCTGACTGGTCTGGCGATCGGTGAATCGCCTCGTTGGCACGAGGATCGTCTCTGGTTCTCCCACTGGGGTACCAAGGAAATCCTTGCGGTCGATCTCGACGGCAACACCGAGGTCGTCGCCCACGCCCCGACAACCATCGGGTACTCCATCGATTGGCTGCCCGACGGGTGGCTGCTCGTCACGGCGGGCACGAGGCTTCTCCAGTGCACCAAGCCCGGTGGGCCGTGGGAGACCTACGCCGATCTGAGCCACCTTGCTGGGGGCTGGAGCGAGATCGTCGTGGACGGTCGCAGCAACACCTACGTCAACGGCAGCGACTTCGATTTTCTCGGCGGTGGGGAGTTCATCCCTGGCACATCGCCCTGGTCGCCCCCGACGGGTCGGTCCGCCAGGTGGCGGACGACATCGCGTTTCCCAACGGCATGGTGGTGACGCCTGACAACGCCACCCTGATCGTCGCCGAGTCCTTCGCCAGCAGGCTCACGGGTAGCTGTTCACCGTGGGTGGATGGGTGTTTCCGCTGGCCAGCGGCACGGCCGCGGGGCCGCGGCGACAGTGGTCGGGAACCCGCGTGACACGGGGCCGGTCAGCCCGCGCCGGGCGCGATGGCCGGCGGCAGCCATGGTCCGGTCGTGAACAACTGGCGCACCCGGGCCATGAACGGTTCCAGCCGCGCCGCGGCCTTGCCCCGCGCGCCGGCGACGAACCCCACCGACACCTCCAACCCCAGCATGCCGCCGAGCAGCCTGGCCGCCCGCCGAACCGGCACGTAGTTCGCACACGTCAGGTCGGCCGCGTGCGCGTGGGCGTTGGGGCCCTACTGCACCCGCCCGCCCACCCCTGCGGTGGCCGCCCGACGCTGGTCACCCCGCACACCGGGCACACCCTGGCCTGCACCCGATACTCGGTCACCACCGGCCGCGGCGGCGGTGGGGGCGGCTCGAACACCTGCCGTGCCTGCTCCGCAGCCACCGGCACCCCGGCAAGATCACCCCCGCACCCCTGGCACCGGTCGGCAGCGCACACGATCGTGCCGTCCGGGTCGGCCACCTGCGCCAGGGTCGTCCCTAGCGCACCGGGCTGCCTGCCGGGCTTGCGCCCCGACCGGCCCCGCAACGACCGATCCGTGGACGTGGGCGGCTTCTTGGCGTACGGGCTGTCGGAACTCGGCGGCTGGTTGGAGTCAGACGAGTCCCGACCCGCCCGGCGCTCGGGCTGGGCGACCCGGTCGGCCAGGACCGCCACCTGGGAGCGGGACTCGGCGATCAGCGCAGCCTTGGCCGCGAGCGCCGCGTCCCAGGTGGCCAGCTCGGCCTGGTGCAACTCCGCCTGGGCCGCGATCACCGTCCGCAACTCGGTGTTGACCCCACGCTGCCGCTCCAACGCCACGCGCAGCTCCTCGACCGACGAGGTGGCCAGGTCGCGCGGCGGCTCGGACATGCGCCACATGATCGGCACCTACGGAGCTTCGGGTCAACCCGGTCAGCTCGCACCTACCCACCGACGGTCATGTGACCACATTCACCCCGGCTGAACAGCTACCCTTGCCGCCTGGCTCATACCCAAAGCACCGC
This genomic interval from Actinomycetes bacterium contains the following:
- a CDS encoding DUF6444 domain-containing protein, coding for MWRMSEPPRDLATSSVEELRVALERQRGVNTELRTVIAAQAELHQAELATWDAALAAKAALIAESRSQVAVLADRVAQPERRAGRDSSDSNQPPSSDSPYAKKPPTSTDRSLRGRSGRKPGRQPGALGTTLAQVADPDGTIVCAADRCQGCGGDLAGVPVAAEQARQVFEPPPPPPRPVVTEYRVQARVCPVCGVTSVGRPPQGWAGGCSRAPTPTRTRPT
- a CDS encoding SMP-30/gluconolactonase/LRE family protein, whose amino-acid sequence is MPEPQTLLTGLAIGESPRWHEDRLWFSHWGTKEILAVDLDGNTEVVAHAPTTIGYSIDWLPDGWLLVTAGTRLLQCTKPGGPWETYADLSHLAGGWSEIVVDGRSNTYVNGSDFDFLGGGEFIPGTSPWSPPTGRSARWRTTSRFPTAWW